One window of Daphnia carinata strain CSIRO-1 chromosome 7, CSIRO_AGI_Dcar_HiC_V3, whole genome shotgun sequence genomic DNA carries:
- the LOC130689199 gene encoding sialin-like isoform X2, whose translation MKSKELDGAPRVIAPRLLLSCRLTISLACLFTSFAAIVMTINLSMAIVCMNKRSKQLDRTDGINSTNSSSGYFESNSTCSEDLNTEKEMYLDKPAQGMLLGALYYGVVAVQLLVGWLCDKFGKYKLQMALGSSVLAIASFASPVILESAGVPYYFALRIVKGVGMSFAISSMLPMLTRWTTNQEQGLLVGIASAGIGLANSVTYPISGLLCQHGGWKAIFYFGGACGTVATLFIVCLVYDGPAKHPRVDAEEKQYLLSFQLQSEISTKRRIIPWAKMLRSIPVWSVVVTNFFFFAVVKGIVLNLPIFVRDVLDFTVTENGIFSAMPLIAALLLHLLVGPIFDYVRTHNKYTPTTVRKIFHIVGTLIPGALMFVSSQLSSEYKYFIISLITISYSLTEFAVMGGFGYAMIDLAPDYLGILQGINKTISLAPGFITPLIVSALTPDGSSEEWQHVFILFGALYVLSCLVFVTCGSAQQQSWGKAIKNDTVSGLNDSSKSCNNFA comes from the exons ATGAAGTCAAAGGAGCTGGATGGTGCGCCGCGAGTGATTGCAC CTCGGTTACTACTGAGCTGCAGATTGACAATCAGCCTTGCTTGCTTATTTACTTCTTTTGCCGCCATCGTAATGACGATCAACCTATCCATGGCGATTGTGTGCATGAACAAGCGCTCAAAACAGCTGGATAGAACGGACGGAATAAACAGCACCAATTCAAGTTCAGGATACTTTGAATCAAACAGCACTTGTAGCGAAGACCTCAACACG gaaaaagaaatgtatttaGACAAGCCAGCTCAGGGAATGCTACTGGGAGCTCTTTATTACGGAGTGGTCGCCGTGCAACTTTTGGTTGGTTGGCTATGTGACAAATTTGGCAAGTACAAACTTCAAAT GGCTCTCGgttccagcgttctagcaaTTGCATCCTTCGCCTCTCCAGTAATTCTAGAATCTGCTGGCGTCCCCTACTACTTTGCCCTCCGTATCGTGAAGGGTGTTGGCATG AGCTTCGCCATTTCTTCAATGTTACCTATGCTAACTCGCTGGACTACTAATCAAGAGCAAGGTCTGTTGGTGGGCATTGCTTCTGCTGGTATAGGCCTAGCCAATTCAGTTACCTATCCGATTTCTGGACTGCTGTGTCAGCACGGAGGTTGGAAAGCGATCTTCTACTTTGGTG GAGCGTGTGGTACGGTGGCAACGCTCTTCATTGTATGCTTAGTGTATGACGGCCCAGCAAAACATCCCCGAGTGGATGCAGAGGAGAAGCAatatcttctttcttttcaacttcAGAGTGAAATTTCAACG AAGCGACGAATAATCCCGTGGGCGAAAATGCTTCGTTCCATACCCGTTTGGTCTGTTGTCGtcacaaattttttcttcttcgcggTGGTAAAGGGAATAGTACTCAACCTGCCAATCTTTGTCCGTGATGTCCTGGACTTCACAGTTACTGAG AATGGAATTTTTTCTGCAATGCCATTAATTGCAGCTCTTTTGCTCCACTTACTCGTTGGCCCAATTTTTGATTACGTACGTACCCACAACAAGTACACCCCTACTACTGTACGGAAAATCTTCCATATCGTAG GTACGCTTATTCCTGGGGCTTTGATGTTCGTCTCTAGCCAGCTTTCATCTGAGTACAAATATTTCATCATATCGTTGATAACGATCAGTTATTCTCTTACTGAGTTTGCCGTGATGGGAGGCTTTGGTTACGCTATGATTGATCTTGCCCCTGACTACCTCGGTATTCTACAAGGGATCAATAAAACTATTAGTTTGGCTCCAGGATTTATTACGCCGCTTATCGTATCGGCCCTGACACCAGAC GGGTCGAGCGAGGAATGGCAAcatgttttcattctttttggTGCGTTATACGTTCTATCATGCTTAGTGTTTGTTACCTGTGGAAGCGCACAACAACAAAGCTGGGGAAAAGCAATCAAGAATGACACAGTCAGTGGCCTCAATGATTCAAGCAAATCGTGCAATAATTTTGCATAG
- the LOC130689199 gene encoding sialin-like isoform X1 — protein sequence MKSKELDGAPRVIAPRLLLSCRLTISLACLFTSFAAIVMTINLSMAIVCMNKRSKQLDRTDGINSTNSSSGYFESNSTCSEDLNTVQEKEMYLDKPAQGMLLGALYYGVVAVQLLVGWLCDKFGKYKLQMALGSSVLAIASFASPVILESAGVPYYFALRIVKGVGMSFAISSMLPMLTRWTTNQEQGLLVGIASAGIGLANSVTYPISGLLCQHGGWKAIFYFGGACGTVATLFIVCLVYDGPAKHPRVDAEEKQYLLSFQLQSEISTKRRIIPWAKMLRSIPVWSVVVTNFFFFAVVKGIVLNLPIFVRDVLDFTVTENGIFSAMPLIAALLLHLLVGPIFDYVRTHNKYTPTTVRKIFHIVGTLIPGALMFVSSQLSSEYKYFIISLITISYSLTEFAVMGGFGYAMIDLAPDYLGILQGINKTISLAPGFITPLIVSALTPDGSSEEWQHVFILFGALYVLSCLVFVTCGSAQQQSWGKAIKNDTVSGLNDSSKSCNNFA from the exons ATGAAGTCAAAGGAGCTGGATGGTGCGCCGCGAGTGATTGCAC CTCGGTTACTACTGAGCTGCAGATTGACAATCAGCCTTGCTTGCTTATTTACTTCTTTTGCCGCCATCGTAATGACGATCAACCTATCCATGGCGATTGTGTGCATGAACAAGCGCTCAAAACAGCTGGATAGAACGGACGGAATAAACAGCACCAATTCAAGTTCAGGATACTTTGAATCAAACAGCACTTGTAGCGAAGACCTCAACACGGTACAA gaaaaagaaatgtatttaGACAAGCCAGCTCAGGGAATGCTACTGGGAGCTCTTTATTACGGAGTGGTCGCCGTGCAACTTTTGGTTGGTTGGCTATGTGACAAATTTGGCAAGTACAAACTTCAAAT GGCTCTCGgttccagcgttctagcaaTTGCATCCTTCGCCTCTCCAGTAATTCTAGAATCTGCTGGCGTCCCCTACTACTTTGCCCTCCGTATCGTGAAGGGTGTTGGCATG AGCTTCGCCATTTCTTCAATGTTACCTATGCTAACTCGCTGGACTACTAATCAAGAGCAAGGTCTGTTGGTGGGCATTGCTTCTGCTGGTATAGGCCTAGCCAATTCAGTTACCTATCCGATTTCTGGACTGCTGTGTCAGCACGGAGGTTGGAAAGCGATCTTCTACTTTGGTG GAGCGTGTGGTACGGTGGCAACGCTCTTCATTGTATGCTTAGTGTATGACGGCCCAGCAAAACATCCCCGAGTGGATGCAGAGGAGAAGCAatatcttctttcttttcaacttcAGAGTGAAATTTCAACG AAGCGACGAATAATCCCGTGGGCGAAAATGCTTCGTTCCATACCCGTTTGGTCTGTTGTCGtcacaaattttttcttcttcgcggTGGTAAAGGGAATAGTACTCAACCTGCCAATCTTTGTCCGTGATGTCCTGGACTTCACAGTTACTGAG AATGGAATTTTTTCTGCAATGCCATTAATTGCAGCTCTTTTGCTCCACTTACTCGTTGGCCCAATTTTTGATTACGTACGTACCCACAACAAGTACACCCCTACTACTGTACGGAAAATCTTCCATATCGTAG GTACGCTTATTCCTGGGGCTTTGATGTTCGTCTCTAGCCAGCTTTCATCTGAGTACAAATATTTCATCATATCGTTGATAACGATCAGTTATTCTCTTACTGAGTTTGCCGTGATGGGAGGCTTTGGTTACGCTATGATTGATCTTGCCCCTGACTACCTCGGTATTCTACAAGGGATCAATAAAACTATTAGTTTGGCTCCAGGATTTATTACGCCGCTTATCGTATCGGCCCTGACACCAGAC GGGTCGAGCGAGGAATGGCAAcatgttttcattctttttggTGCGTTATACGTTCTATCATGCTTAGTGTTTGTTACCTGTGGAAGCGCACAACAACAAAGCTGGGGAAAAGCAATCAAGAATGACACAGTCAGTGGCCTCAATGATTCAAGCAAATCGTGCAATAATTTTGCATAG
- the LOC130689563 gene encoding uncharacterized transporter slc-17.2-like has protein sequence MTGKKEMDKPQILAPSLFGSCRLTITMMCLVASFNSLLMTINLGMVIVCMNKGDHGNCTSDSGMSASNNTSDSEFQDQSTCGYNTTEESDVRWDKNEQGMLLSATYYGVVSMQLLTGWLCDKFGKMKFLMIGGSTVLGIVSVLSPLIIQYAGVPFFFAARVVMGACMCFMISPVLPLLRRWTTSKEQGFLVGLAFAGVGLANAATYPMTGLICELGGWRSIFYFCGICGISWSVVAFFLVYDAPGRHPRVSVEEKQYLVATQLQSLSKKTKTVIPWSKILLSVPVWAVITTNFFFFAATKGTVINLPLFVRDVLDFSVTENGIFSAMPSVVALLLHLVIGPLFDWVRAKKIFTVTVVRKTFHVIGTLFPAILMFVVSQLPSEQKYIIIGLITIGYAMFEFAWMGGFSFAFMDMAPDYVGIIQGINNTIGLMPGFIMPVVISNMTPDGTSEQWSYVFIMFGGLYTVACLIFLIFGNSELQSWGKAKDPGNIQIAKSLETMIV, from the exons ATGActggcaaaaaagaaatggataaaCCGCAAATATTAGCTC CTTCTCTTTTCGGTAGCTGTCGCTTAACCATTACGATGATGTGCTTGGTGGCATCGTTCAACTCCTTGTTAATGACCATCAATTTAGGGATGGTAATAGTGTGTATGAACAAAGGAGATCATGGCAATTGCACAAGCGATTCGGGAATGTCTGCTTCCAACAACACAAGCGATTCGGAGTTTCAGGATCAAAGCACGTGCGGATACAATACAACAGAG GAATCCGACGTCAGATGGGACAAGAATGAGCAAGGAATGTTGTTAAGCGCTACGTATTATGGAGTGGTATCTATGCAGCTTCTCACCGGTTGGCTATGCGATAAATTTGGAAAGATGAAGTTTCTAAT GATCGGTGGGAGCACCGTACTGGGCATAGTGTCCGTCCTATCGCCACTGATTATTCAATATGCCGGTgtaccatttttctttgccgcTCGCGTCGTTATGGGAGCTTGCATG TGTTTCATGATATCGCCAGTCTTACCTTTGCTGAGGCGCTGGACAACTTCTAAAGAGCAAGGGTTTTTGGTTGGTTTAGCTTTTGCTGGCGTCGGTTTAGCAAATGCGGCTACATATCCGATGACTGGTTTAATCTGCGAGCTTGGTGGATGGAGATCTATTTTCTACTTTTGTG GAATATGTGGCATCTCATGGAGTGTGGTGGCCTTTTTTCTAGTTTATGACGCGCCAGGAAGGCATCCCCGCGTCAGCGTTGAGGAAAAGCAATATCTTGTGGCTACGCAACTTCAAAGTTTATCAAAG aaaacgaaaacggTTATTCCCTGGTCAAAAATACTTTTATCCGTACCAGTTTGGGCCGTGATTACCActaacttcttcttctttgcagCCACG AAAGGAACGGTAATCAATTTACCGCTATTCGTCAGAGATGTCCTTGATTTCAGCGTCACTGAG AACGGAATTTTTTCCGCAATGCCTTCAGTGGTTGCGTTATTGCTTCATTTAGTAATCGGACCACTTTTTGACTGGGTACGagccaaaaaaatatttacagtcACAGTCGTCAGAAAAACGTTTCACGTCATAG GCACTTTATTCCCAGCGATATTGATGTTCGTCGTCAGCCAACTCCCGTCAGAGCAGAAATACATAATCATTGGTTTAATCACGATTGGCTACGCAATGTTCGAATTCGCCTGGATGGGAGGCTTTTCGTTCGCCTTCATGGATATGGCTCCTGACTATGTGGGAATCATTCAGGGTATCAACAACACGATAGGTCTCATGCCTGGATTCATAATGCCAGTCGTCATTTCTAATATGACTCCAGAT GGGACCTCTGAACAGTGGAGCTACGTGTTTATTATGTTTGGTGGATTGTATACTGTAGCATGTTTGATATTTCTGATATTTGGAAATTCAGAATTGCAGAGTTGGGGCAAAGCAAAAGACCCTGGTAACATTCAAATAGCCAAATCCCTCGAAACCATGATCGTGTGA
- the LOC130689199 gene encoding sialin-like isoform X3 yields MTINLSMAIVCMNKRSKQLDRTDGINSTNSSSGYFESNSTCSEDLNTVQEKEMYLDKPAQGMLLGALYYGVVAVQLLVGWLCDKFGKYKLQMALGSSVLAIASFASPVILESAGVPYYFALRIVKGVGMSFAISSMLPMLTRWTTNQEQGLLVGIASAGIGLANSVTYPISGLLCQHGGWKAIFYFGGACGTVATLFIVCLVYDGPAKHPRVDAEEKQYLLSFQLQSEISTKRRIIPWAKMLRSIPVWSVVVTNFFFFAVVKGIVLNLPIFVRDVLDFTVTENGIFSAMPLIAALLLHLLVGPIFDYVRTHNKYTPTTVRKIFHIVGTLIPGALMFVSSQLSSEYKYFIISLITISYSLTEFAVMGGFGYAMIDLAPDYLGILQGINKTISLAPGFITPLIVSALTPDGSSEEWQHVFILFGALYVLSCLVFVTCGSAQQQSWGKAIKNDTVSGLNDSSKSCNNFA; encoded by the exons ATGACGATCAACCTATCCATGGCGATTGTGTGCATGAACAAGCGCTCAAAACAGCTGGATAGAACGGACGGAATAAACAGCACCAATTCAAGTTCAGGATACTTTGAATCAAACAGCACTTGTAGCGAAGACCTCAACACGGTACAA gaaaaagaaatgtatttaGACAAGCCAGCTCAGGGAATGCTACTGGGAGCTCTTTATTACGGAGTGGTCGCCGTGCAACTTTTGGTTGGTTGGCTATGTGACAAATTTGGCAAGTACAAACTTCAAAT GGCTCTCGgttccagcgttctagcaaTTGCATCCTTCGCCTCTCCAGTAATTCTAGAATCTGCTGGCGTCCCCTACTACTTTGCCCTCCGTATCGTGAAGGGTGTTGGCATG AGCTTCGCCATTTCTTCAATGTTACCTATGCTAACTCGCTGGACTACTAATCAAGAGCAAGGTCTGTTGGTGGGCATTGCTTCTGCTGGTATAGGCCTAGCCAATTCAGTTACCTATCCGATTTCTGGACTGCTGTGTCAGCACGGAGGTTGGAAAGCGATCTTCTACTTTGGTG GAGCGTGTGGTACGGTGGCAACGCTCTTCATTGTATGCTTAGTGTATGACGGCCCAGCAAAACATCCCCGAGTGGATGCAGAGGAGAAGCAatatcttctttcttttcaacttcAGAGTGAAATTTCAACG AAGCGACGAATAATCCCGTGGGCGAAAATGCTTCGTTCCATACCCGTTTGGTCTGTTGTCGtcacaaattttttcttcttcgcggTGGTAAAGGGAATAGTACTCAACCTGCCAATCTTTGTCCGTGATGTCCTGGACTTCACAGTTACTGAG AATGGAATTTTTTCTGCAATGCCATTAATTGCAGCTCTTTTGCTCCACTTACTCGTTGGCCCAATTTTTGATTACGTACGTACCCACAACAAGTACACCCCTACTACTGTACGGAAAATCTTCCATATCGTAG GTACGCTTATTCCTGGGGCTTTGATGTTCGTCTCTAGCCAGCTTTCATCTGAGTACAAATATTTCATCATATCGTTGATAACGATCAGTTATTCTCTTACTGAGTTTGCCGTGATGGGAGGCTTTGGTTACGCTATGATTGATCTTGCCCCTGACTACCTCGGTATTCTACAAGGGATCAATAAAACTATTAGTTTGGCTCCAGGATTTATTACGCCGCTTATCGTATCGGCCCTGACACCAGAC GGGTCGAGCGAGGAATGGCAAcatgttttcattctttttggTGCGTTATACGTTCTATCATGCTTAGTGTTTGTTACCTGTGGAAGCGCACAACAACAAAGCTGGGGAAAAGCAATCAAGAATGACACAGTCAGTGGCCTCAATGATTCAAGCAAATCGTGCAATAATTTTGCATAG